Proteins from a genomic interval of Ralstonia wenshanensis:
- a CDS encoding NUDIX hydrolase, whose product MSFDYRFCPQCATPLVEQHNAGRLRIACPAQDCGFVHWNNPLPVLAAVVEYRGQMFLARNALWPEGMFALVTGFLERDETPEEGIARELKEETNLNAQSISLIGVYEFIRKNELIIAYHVVADGEIALSEELVEYRLKPFEKVRPWTAGTGYAVADFLMARGLPVSYIDIRTGEPAEPPPRQWQPTRLVTITE is encoded by the coding sequence ATGAGCTTCGACTACCGCTTTTGTCCGCAATGCGCCACGCCGCTTGTCGAGCAGCACAATGCCGGCCGCCTGCGCATTGCGTGCCCAGCGCAGGACTGCGGCTTCGTGCACTGGAACAATCCGCTGCCTGTCTTGGCGGCGGTTGTCGAATATCGCGGGCAGATGTTCCTGGCGCGCAACGCGTTGTGGCCGGAAGGCATGTTCGCGCTCGTGACTGGCTTTCTCGAACGCGACGAGACGCCGGAAGAGGGCATTGCCCGCGAGCTGAAGGAAGAGACGAACCTCAATGCACAATCGATCTCGCTGATCGGCGTGTATGAGTTCATCCGCAAGAACGAACTGATCATCGCGTACCACGTGGTGGCCGATGGTGAGATCGCGTTGTCGGAAGAGTTGGTCGAGTACCGCTTGAAGCCGTTTGAGAAAGTCCGCCCTTGGACGGCCGGCACCGGCTATGCCGTCGCGGATTTCCTGATGGCACGCGGCCTGCCTGTCAGCTATATCGACATCCGAACCGGCGAGCCCGCCGAGCCGCCGCCGCGCCAGTGGCAGCCGACGCGGCTCGTTACAATCACGGAATAA
- a CDS encoding fimbrial protein: MKAKLFLAGVAMSTLSAAAMAQTTPTSVDGVINFQGTILSDTCKVSSLAGDAGTINVDMGTIAADDIGTLTAPKNLANGAGSANIDVVCKTGAKVSMKFAGKTAELSADKKTLRVNNGNTAAGFAQGVSIAVYEGTGAGANAFDLSNGDLLAQTTVPSTGGAVNVRFAAAYVAADPTKIKPGVANASLPFTLTYE, translated from the coding sequence ATGAAAGCAAAACTGTTCCTGGCTGGCGTCGCCATGTCTACGCTGTCGGCCGCCGCAATGGCCCAAACGACGCCTACGTCGGTGGATGGCGTCATCAATTTCCAAGGCACGATCCTGAGCGACACCTGCAAGGTGTCCTCGCTCGCCGGCGATGCAGGCACCATCAACGTCGACATGGGCACCATTGCTGCCGATGACATCGGTACGCTGACCGCACCGAAGAACCTCGCCAACGGCGCTGGCTCGGCCAACATTGACGTGGTCTGCAAGACCGGCGCCAAGGTCAGCATGAAGTTCGCCGGCAAGACGGCTGAGCTGAGCGCAGACAAGAAGACGCTGCGCGTGAACAACGGCAACACCGCCGCAGGCTTCGCACAAGGCGTGAGCATTGCCGTGTACGAAGGTACGGGCGCCGGCGCAAACGCATTCGACCTGAGCAATGGCGATCTGCTGGCGCAGACCACGGTGCCGTCGACCGGTGGCGCAGTCAACGTGCGCTTCGCCGCAGCCTATGTGGCTGCAGACCCGACGAAGATCAAGCCGGGTGTTGCAAACGCCAGCCTGCCGTTCACGCTGACCTACGAGTAA
- a CDS encoding ExeM/NucH family extracellular endonuclease: MHLHSILSAMFFMALPAHAELLISEYVEGSSNNKAIEIYNPDGAEADLSVYKIEQYNNGGNTPTASFALSGKLAPGAVHVMAHSTLASVLGSRVNQTAAFSFNGDDALTLTRSGVVVDRIGQVGYQPSSGFWGTASAGTKDHTLRRKGAVKQGDTAATAAFDPSAQWDAFNVDDFSDLGLYNGQGAVTLPPAVAMCGAPVTHLADVQGAGATSPLAGGTVEIEAVVTADYSGAAGFNGFFVQQPDAQRRRLPGVSEGLFVYAPGVTARAGDLVHLVGKVEEKYGQTQLTLATNGIASCASGNSVTPADVTLPVGDARALSAYEGMLVRLPQTLTVSETYELGRYGSLLLSNGRLPLPTNVARPGNAAAAQAASNALNRIVLDDGSNQQNPANVRYPAPDLSAANPVRAGYTVSGVQGVLEMRYKAWRLQPVPGAVAPAFNAATNPRAGAPARHAQADVRVASFNVLNYFNGNGKGAGFDDPTNRGAETQAEFERQEAKIVAAIRAINADVVGLMEIENDGYGDLSAIRRLTTQLGADWRYVDPGVPKLGSDAITVAILYNSRTVEPVGVPATLAIDNKNRQPLARSFRRIGGAQNFTVVVNHLKSKSCSGATGKDADQGDGQSCWNPTRVRAAGLIADWLTTSPTGVADVGKLLIGDLNSYAKEDPVALLADKGYADMVAKFIGKDAYSYLYGGEAGYIDHALATAGLAERVRAVHEWHINADEPIALEYAFGYKSVEQQLTLYAPDAYRSSDHDPVLVDFALDTQTTGGGTSPEGDAAAGGATGSPGVGGAGAVDPILGLVLAAAAVALARRRPCLA, encoded by the coding sequence ATGCATCTGCATTCCATCCTTTCCGCCATGTTTTTCATGGCGTTGCCGGCCCATGCCGAGTTGCTCATCAGCGAGTACGTCGAAGGCAGCTCGAACAACAAGGCCATCGAAATCTACAACCCGGACGGCGCGGAGGCTGATCTGTCGGTCTACAAGATCGAGCAGTACAACAATGGCGGCAATACGCCCACCGCATCGTTTGCGCTCTCCGGCAAGCTGGCGCCGGGCGCCGTGCATGTGATGGCGCACAGCACGCTCGCCAGCGTGCTCGGCTCCCGCGTCAACCAGACGGCAGCGTTCTCCTTCAACGGCGACGACGCGCTGACGCTGACGCGTTCCGGTGTCGTTGTGGACCGCATCGGCCAGGTCGGCTATCAGCCGTCGTCAGGCTTCTGGGGTACGGCCAGCGCCGGCACGAAGGACCACACGCTGCGCCGCAAAGGCGCGGTAAAGCAGGGTGATACGGCAGCGACGGCTGCTTTCGATCCGTCCGCGCAATGGGATGCGTTCAACGTCGACGACTTCTCCGACCTTGGTCTGTACAACGGGCAGGGCGCTGTCACGCTACCGCCTGCCGTTGCAATGTGCGGCGCACCGGTAACGCACCTTGCGGATGTGCAGGGCGCCGGGGCCACTTCGCCGCTGGCCGGCGGGACCGTCGAGATCGAAGCCGTCGTGACCGCCGACTACAGTGGCGCCGCAGGCTTTAACGGCTTCTTCGTGCAGCAACCCGATGCACAGCGCCGCAGACTGCCGGGCGTGTCGGAAGGGTTGTTTGTCTACGCGCCGGGCGTCACCGCCCGCGCCGGTGATCTCGTGCATCTCGTCGGCAAGGTCGAGGAAAAGTACGGCCAGACGCAGTTGACGCTGGCCACCAACGGCATCGCCAGTTGTGCCAGCGGCAACAGCGTGACGCCAGCCGACGTGACACTGCCCGTGGGTGATGCCAGAGCGCTCTCGGCATATGAAGGGATGCTCGTGCGCCTGCCGCAGACGCTGACAGTGAGCGAAACCTACGAACTCGGACGCTACGGCAGTCTGCTGCTCAGCAACGGACGCCTACCGTTGCCTACCAACGTGGCTCGACCCGGAAACGCCGCCGCGGCGCAGGCTGCAAGCAACGCGCTGAACCGCATCGTGCTTGACGATGGTTCCAACCAGCAGAATCCCGCCAACGTGCGCTACCCGGCGCCGGACCTGTCTGCGGCGAACCCCGTGCGCGCCGGCTATACGGTGAGCGGTGTGCAGGGCGTGCTGGAAATGCGCTACAAAGCCTGGCGCCTGCAGCCCGTGCCGGGTGCGGTTGCACCGGCTTTCAACGCGGCCACGAACCCGCGCGCCGGTGCACCTGCACGCCACGCGCAGGCGGATGTGCGCGTGGCTTCGTTCAACGTACTGAACTACTTCAACGGTAACGGCAAAGGCGCTGGTTTTGATGATCCAACCAACCGCGGCGCCGAGACACAGGCCGAGTTCGAGCGCCAGGAAGCCAAGATCGTCGCCGCCATCCGCGCCATCAATGCCGATGTGGTCGGCCTGATGGAAATCGAGAACGACGGCTACGGTGACCTCAGCGCCATCCGCCGCTTGACTACCCAGCTGGGCGCCGACTGGCGCTACGTCGATCCGGGCGTGCCGAAGCTCGGCAGTGATGCAATCACGGTGGCCATCCTTTACAACAGCCGCACCGTGGAGCCTGTGGGGGTGCCGGCCACGCTGGCCATCGACAACAAGAACCGCCAGCCGCTGGCGCGCAGCTTCCGACGCATCGGCGGCGCGCAGAACTTCACCGTGGTCGTCAATCACCTGAAGTCGAAGAGCTGCTCCGGCGCAACTGGTAAGGACGCCGACCAGGGCGATGGTCAGAGTTGCTGGAACCCCACCCGCGTGCGCGCTGCCGGCCTGATCGCCGACTGGCTGACGACCTCGCCGACCGGCGTGGCCGATGTCGGCAAGCTCCTCATCGGTGACCTCAACAGCTATGCCAAGGAAGATCCCGTTGCGCTACTTGCGGACAAGGGCTATGCCGACATGGTGGCCAAGTTCATCGGCAAGGACGCTTACAGCTATTTGTATGGCGGCGAAGCCGGGTACATCGACCATGCGCTGGCCACGGCGGGCCTGGCCGAGCGTGTGCGCGCCGTGCACGAATGGCACATCAACGCCGATGAGCCGATTGCGCTGGAATATGCGTTCGGCTACAAGAGCGTCGAGCAGCAACTGACGCTCTACGCGCCGGATGCGTACCGGTCTTCCGACCATGACCCGGTGCTGGTCGACTTCGCGCTGGATACACAAACCACAGGTGGCGGTACAAGTCCGGAAGGCGATGCGGCGGCGGGTGGGGCCACGGGCAGTCCAGGGGTGGGGGGTGCCGGTGCGGTGGATCCCATCCTTGGGCTCGTACTGGCGGCCGCTGCCGTAGCCCTGGCGCGGCGCCGCCCGTGTCTGGCTTGA
- a CDS encoding threonine aldolase family protein, translating into MQPKQHFASDNYAGFCPESLKYFLEANGSGHEPAYGDDSWTQRVCDRIRDLFETDCEVFFVFNGTAANSLALSSLCQSYHSVICHELAHIETDECGGPEFFSNGSKLLTAKGENGKLTPDAVEALVTRRSDIHYPKPKVVSLTQSTEVGTVYTVDEVRAIAAIAKRRQLRVHMDGARFANAVASLGVHPSEITWRAGVDVLCFGGTKNGLPVGEAVVFFDRRLAEDFAYRVKQAGQLASKMRFISAPWLGLLENDVWLRNARHGNAMAQLLHARIADVPGVRIMFPTESNAVFAELPVPAIEALRARGWRFYTFIGAGGCRLMCSWDVQPETVEAFAADIRAACAQAT; encoded by the coding sequence ATGCAGCCCAAGCAGCATTTCGCCTCAGACAACTACGCGGGCTTCTGCCCGGAGTCTCTGAAGTATTTTCTGGAGGCCAACGGCAGCGGCCACGAGCCGGCCTATGGCGATGATTCGTGGACGCAGCGCGTGTGCGATCGCATCCGCGATCTGTTCGAGACCGATTGCGAAGTCTTCTTCGTCTTCAACGGCACGGCCGCCAATTCGCTGGCGCTGTCGTCGCTGTGCCAGTCGTATCACTCGGTGATCTGCCACGAGCTGGCACACATCGAGACGGATGAATGCGGCGGTCCGGAGTTCTTCTCCAACGGCTCCAAGCTGCTGACCGCCAAGGGCGAGAACGGCAAGCTCACGCCGGACGCGGTCGAGGCGCTCGTCACGCGGCGCTCCGATATTCACTATCCAAAGCCGAAGGTCGTTTCGCTGACGCAGTCGACGGAAGTCGGCACCGTCTACACCGTGGACGAGGTGCGCGCCATTGCCGCGATTGCCAAGCGTCGCCAATTGCGCGTGCACATGGACGGCGCGCGTTTTGCGAATGCGGTGGCGTCGCTCGGCGTGCATCCGTCCGAGATCACGTGGCGCGCCGGCGTGGATGTGCTCTGCTTTGGCGGCACGAAGAACGGTCTGCCGGTCGGCGAGGCGGTTGTCTTCTTCGATCGCCGCCTGGCAGAAGACTTCGCCTATCGCGTCAAGCAGGCGGGGCAGCTGGCGTCGAAGATGCGCTTCATCTCGGCGCCGTGGCTGGGTCTGCTTGAAAACGATGTCTGGCTGCGCAACGCGCGTCACGGCAATGCGATGGCGCAGCTTCTGCATGCGCGCATTGCCGATGTGCCGGGCGTGCGCATCATGTTCCCGACCGAATCGAACGCGGTGTTTGCCGAGTTGCCGGTGCCTGCCATCGAGGCGCTGCGCGCACGCGGCTGGCGCTTCTATACGTTCATTGGCGCCGGCGGCTGCCGCCTGATGTGCTCGTGGGATGTGCAACCCGAGACGGTGGAAGCCTTCGCCGCCGATATTCGCGCAGCCTGCGCGCAGGCCACTTAA
- a CDS encoding 4-oxalocrotonate tautomerase, with translation MPTFHIEMFEGRSVEQKRKLVEEVTRVTCESLGCAPGAVDIIITDIKRENWATGGVLWSEQK, from the coding sequence ATGCCGACTTTCCATATCGAGATGTTTGAGGGCCGCAGCGTTGAGCAGAAGAGGAAGCTCGTCGAAGAAGTGACGCGTGTCACGTGCGAATCGCTGGGCTGCGCGCCGGGCGCCGTCGACATCATCATCACCGACATCAAGCGCGAAAACTGGGCCACCGGCGGCGTGCTGTGGTCCGAACAGAAGTAA
- a CDS encoding class II aldolase/adducin family protein, which yields MSFALRPDAVVPGGEISQAERAVRVDLAAAYRLAALNGWDDLVYTHLSATVPGEPDHFLINAFGLAFDEITASNLVKINGRGQLVGDWPDAATRPSVNVTGFALHAAVHAARPDAHCVIHLHNTAGIAVSAQKHGLLPLSQHALRFHRRIAYHDYEGLAFTPEEGARLTASLGNHFAMLLRNHGTLTIGRTVAEAHVLMATLIKACEIQIQALAGGEVVSPTPEVAERAAEQLEDGGAIEGVIEWPALLRKLDKIDASYRD from the coding sequence ATGTCTTTTGCCTTGCGCCCCGATGCCGTTGTGCCCGGCGGCGAGATCAGCCAGGCCGAGCGGGCGGTGCGCGTCGATCTTGCCGCCGCGTATCGTCTGGCCGCGCTCAACGGTTGGGACGACCTCGTCTACACCCATTTGTCGGCCACCGTGCCGGGCGAGCCGGATCACTTCCTGATCAACGCGTTCGGCCTGGCGTTCGACGAGATCACCGCATCCAACCTCGTCAAGATCAATGGCCGCGGCCAGCTTGTCGGCGATTGGCCCGATGCAGCGACGCGTCCGTCCGTCAACGTAACGGGTTTTGCACTGCACGCCGCCGTGCATGCCGCGCGGCCCGACGCGCACTGCGTGATCCATCTGCACAATACGGCGGGCATTGCGGTGTCGGCGCAGAAGCACGGGCTGCTGCCGCTGTCTCAGCATGCGCTGCGGTTTCACCGGCGCATCGCGTATCACGATTACGAAGGCCTTGCGTTCACGCCGGAAGAGGGCGCGCGCCTGACCGCATCGCTGGGCAACCATTTCGCCATGCTGCTGCGCAACCACGGCACGCTGACCATCGGCCGGACCGTGGCCGAGGCGCACGTGCTGATGGCCACGCTCATCAAGGCATGCGAGATCCAGATCCAGGCGCTTGCCGGCGGCGAGGTCGTCTCGCCCACGCCGGAAGTGGCAGAGCGTGCGGCAGAGCAGCTCGAAGATGGCGGCGCCATCGAAGGCGTGATCGAGTGGCCGGCGCTGTTGCGCAAACTGGATAAAATCGACGCTTCATATCGTGACTGA
- a CDS encoding LysE family translocator has product MPTLTNLLTFALVALGMVLTPGPNMIYLISRSICQGRNAGLVSLAGIATGFVFYMLCAAFGITALLMAVPFAYDALRFGGAIYLLYLAWQAVRPGGRAPFQVRELPVDSPRKLYTMGLLTSLLNPKVTVLYLSLLPQFIEPAHGSVLVQSVCLGVTQICVSVTVNSMIAATAGSIAAFLSRKPSWLSVQRYLMGTVLTSLALRMAMEARK; this is encoded by the coding sequence ATGCCTACCCTCACCAACCTGCTCACCTTTGCCCTGGTTGCGCTCGGCATGGTGCTGACGCCGGGCCCGAACATGATCTACCTGATCTCGCGCTCGATCTGCCAAGGGCGCAACGCGGGGCTCGTGTCGCTGGCGGGTATCGCCACGGGCTTCGTCTTCTACATGCTGTGTGCGGCATTCGGCATCACAGCGTTGCTGATGGCCGTGCCGTTTGCCTACGATGCACTGCGCTTTGGTGGAGCGATCTATCTGCTGTATCTCGCCTGGCAGGCGGTGCGACCGGGCGGCCGTGCGCCCTTCCAGGTGCGCGAACTGCCGGTGGACAGCCCGCGCAAGCTCTACACGATGGGCTTGCTGACCAGCCTGCTCAATCCGAAGGTGACAGTGCTGTATCTGTCATTGCTGCCGCAGTTCATCGAGCCGGCGCACGGCAGCGTGCTGGTGCAGTCGGTCTGCCTGGGGGTCACGCAAATCTGCGTGAGCGTGACCGTCAATTCGATGATCGCCGCCACAGCGGGCAGCATCGCAGCGTTCCTCTCGCGCAAGCCGAGCTGGTTGTCAGTGCAGCGCTACCTGATGGGTACCGTGCTGACCAGCCTGGCGCTGCGCATGGCGATGGAAGCACGCAAGTAA
- a CDS encoding sulfurtransferase TusA family protein, which translates to MEFQKEIDARGLNCPLPILRTKKALADMQSGDVLKILATDPGATRDFQAFAKQTGNELLEHSEQDKVFTFYMRRR; encoded by the coding sequence ATGGAGTTTCAGAAGGAAATCGACGCGCGCGGCCTGAATTGCCCGCTGCCCATCCTGCGCACGAAGAAGGCGCTTGCCGACATGCAAAGCGGCGATGTGCTCAAGATTCTTGCTACCGACCCCGGCGCCACGCGGGACTTCCAGGCATTCGCCAAGCAGACCGGCAACGAGCTGCTGGAGCACAGCGAGCAGGACAAGGTGTTCACGTTCTACATGCGCCGCCGCTGA
- a CDS encoding YbfB/YjiJ family MFS transporter, with protein MEHILSSPSALSAARSQRATAWRVAIAGMVALSVAMGIGRFAFTPILPMMLHDGSLTLAQGSWLATGNYLGYFVGALACMAVRGDAARLIRTGLVATVLLTAGMGVLQGQPAWLLLRFAAGMASALVFVFTAGWCLHRLTELGHAALGGIIFCGPGLGIAIPGLAASGMVALGWHATSAWIAFGVLSALLSAAVWSTIRPEAHAHAAPARAASGTAPGLDAPTSALTLAYGLAGFGYIITATFLPVIARKVLPAGSVWPDLFWPMFGAGVALGAFLSTRISLARDNRSLLATAYAMQAVAVTISIVWPTVAGLALSSTLLGLPFTAITLFAMREARRLWPHAVPRLMGLMTAAYGIGQIAGPPLANRLFAATGGFNASLAVAAVSLVAGVATFLAVKRAAPARA; from the coding sequence ATGGAGCACATCCTGTCGTCTCCCTCAGCCTTGTCCGCCGCGCGTTCCCAGCGGGCCACCGCATGGCGCGTGGCGATTGCGGGCATGGTGGCGCTGTCCGTGGCGATGGGCATCGGCCGCTTCGCCTTCACGCCGATCCTGCCGATGATGCTTCACGACGGCAGCCTGACGCTGGCGCAGGGCAGCTGGCTGGCAACCGGCAACTACCTGGGCTATTTCGTTGGCGCGCTGGCCTGCATGGCCGTGCGCGGCGACGCGGCGCGGCTCATCCGCACCGGTCTGGTTGCGACGGTGCTGCTGACCGCCGGAATGGGCGTCCTGCAAGGGCAGCCTGCGTGGCTTCTGCTGCGCTTTGCGGCCGGCATGGCCAGCGCGCTGGTGTTTGTCTTTACGGCGGGCTGGTGCCTCCATCGACTGACCGAGCTGGGCCATGCGGCGCTCGGCGGCATCATTTTCTGCGGGCCGGGACTTGGCATCGCCATTCCGGGCTTGGCGGCCAGCGGCATGGTGGCGCTCGGCTGGCACGCAACGTCGGCATGGATTGCTTTTGGCGTGCTGTCGGCGCTGCTTTCGGCGGCGGTGTGGTCGACCATCCGGCCCGAAGCGCATGCGCATGCCGCTCCGGCGCGGGCTGCATCCGGCACGGCACCCGGGCTGGATGCGCCCACCAGCGCGCTGACGCTTGCCTATGGCTTGGCTGGCTTCGGTTACATCATCACCGCCACCTTCCTGCCGGTGATCGCGCGGAAAGTGCTGCCTGCGGGTTCGGTCTGGCCCGATCTGTTCTGGCCGATGTTCGGTGCGGGGGTGGCGCTCGGGGCGTTTCTTTCCACCCGGATCAGCCTGGCGCGCGATAACCGGTCGCTGCTGGCCACGGCCTACGCCATGCAGGCGGTTGCCGTGACCATCAGCATTGTGTGGCCCACGGTGGCGGGGCTGGCGCTTTCCAGCACGCTGCTCGGCCTGCCATTCACGGCGATCACGCTGTTTGCCATGCGCGAGGCGCGCCGGCTCTGGCCGCATGCCGTGCCGCGTCTGATGGGTCTGATGACTGCCGCGTACGGCATCGGCCAGATTGCGGGGCCGCCGCTGGCGAACCGGCTGTTTGCAGCCACGGGCGGCTTCAATGCATCGCTGGCGGTGGCAGCGGTGTCGCTGGTGGCGGGTGTGGCGACCTTTCTTGCGGTCAAGCGGGCGGCCCCGGCGCGTGCGTGA
- a CDS encoding ATP-binding protein has translation MATGDAVKNVAAIVRTLILGAWLALMSGGAHAAATSLFTPEEHAWIAEHPVVRTCVNAQWRPFEFVEGGKVVGIVPSFLDAVSELSGLRFEYVDGACWKGSIAALKSGSIDMLPDWSKNYDTVPYRDGFIASTPYYVGTITIVTAERENLFAGFPQLAGKRIAIKGGGGLELAIRHSDVPVTLLTFQDESDALDAVANDEADAALGTDASILPQLNRQFKGRLFLSGSIWDRPYALTMVTRENNAVLASILDKSLTAIPASDADAIRHRWQETTDYGAPSLASILHYRWRQVALVGGVLLAFAVLAYVLWRARVAAVRSERDKAMFLAFISHEIRTPMHTILASLELLQRSRLTGEQANRANAAVSASETLLALLDDVLEYSRLESRSVTLAPRSTEIGPWAEQTLDMVRWRSEEKKLALSLDLACARDFSVEIDPMRVRQIVLNLLVNAIKFTAAGKVVLRVDYLPRKRRANGTLVLEVRDTGMGIPAERQRNIFEPYARVESPGNRGASGSGLGLSICRELVDLMSGVITVSSSPEVGTVFTVMLPVRESHPESASQGAPGDSSAGAQATSLRRPHKPLMPESKDGPLVLVVDDHEAVQHAIQHQLDALACRSAIAGTGEAALEQFVSTAFDMVLLDCNLPGIDGYTVAQRMREIEHQRGAERTPIVAISAATDDAHRMRCFDSGMDGVLGKPLRLAALRELIELWCGHGDSASHTVPAEHDVAPTADVLAIYRQTMKTDLEMLAQGVALRKIDQARRAAHRISGAAAVVDDLQTRQAASELERHLSQASSDITADAQALLAQLQSLHPTDGADI, from the coding sequence ATGGCGACTGGGGATGCTGTGAAGAATGTAGCGGCGATAGTGCGCACGCTGATCCTGGGTGCATGGCTGGCGCTGATGTCCGGGGGCGCCCACGCGGCCGCAACGTCGCTGTTCACGCCGGAAGAGCATGCCTGGATCGCCGAGCATCCGGTGGTGCGTACCTGCGTCAATGCGCAATGGCGTCCGTTCGAATTTGTCGAAGGTGGCAAGGTGGTCGGCATCGTTCCGTCGTTCCTCGATGCGGTTTCGGAGCTGAGCGGGCTGCGCTTTGAATATGTCGATGGAGCGTGCTGGAAAGGCTCCATCGCAGCGTTGAAGTCCGGCAGCATCGACATGTTGCCCGACTGGAGCAAGAACTATGACACCGTGCCATACCGAGATGGCTTCATTGCGAGTACGCCGTACTACGTCGGCACAATCACAATCGTCACGGCCGAGCGTGAAAACCTGTTTGCCGGCTTCCCGCAGTTGGCCGGCAAGCGCATCGCAATCAAAGGCGGCGGCGGGCTCGAACTTGCAATTCGCCACAGCGATGTACCCGTAACGTTGCTGACGTTTCAGGACGAGTCCGATGCGCTGGACGCCGTCGCGAATGACGAGGCGGACGCCGCCCTCGGGACTGACGCGTCAATCCTTCCGCAGTTGAATCGCCAGTTCAAGGGCCGACTGTTTCTCTCGGGCAGCATCTGGGACCGTCCATATGCGCTGACGATGGTCACGCGCGAAAACAACGCCGTGCTGGCGTCGATTCTCGATAAGTCGCTGACCGCGATTCCGGCATCCGATGCCGATGCCATCCGGCACCGCTGGCAAGAAACAACGGATTACGGCGCGCCGTCGCTTGCATCGATCCTGCATTACCGCTGGCGGCAGGTCGCCCTTGTCGGCGGTGTTCTGCTGGCGTTCGCGGTGCTGGCGTACGTGCTGTGGCGCGCGCGCGTCGCCGCCGTGCGCAGTGAGCGCGACAAGGCCATGTTCCTCGCGTTCATCAGCCACGAAATCCGCACACCCATGCACACCATTCTTGCGTCGCTGGAGTTGTTGCAGCGATCACGGCTGACTGGCGAGCAGGCAAACCGTGCGAATGCAGCGGTCTCGGCATCGGAAACCCTCCTGGCGCTGCTCGACGATGTTCTCGAATACTCGCGCCTCGAATCGCGCAGTGTGACACTCGCGCCTCGGTCAACCGAGATCGGGCCGTGGGCCGAGCAGACGCTCGACATGGTGCGTTGGCGTTCGGAAGAGAAAAAACTGGCGTTGTCCCTCGATCTTGCATGCGCCCGCGATTTCAGCGTAGAGATCGACCCCATGCGCGTGCGGCAGATCGTCCTGAACCTGTTGGTAAATGCGATCAAGTTCACCGCGGCCGGCAAGGTGGTTCTGCGCGTCGATTACCTGCCGCGCAAGCGTCGTGCCAATGGCACGCTCGTACTCGAGGTCAGAGATACGGGCATGGGCATTCCCGCGGAGCGCCAGCGGAACATCTTCGAGCCTTACGCACGTGTGGAAAGCCCGGGTAATCGCGGCGCGAGCGGCAGTGGGCTCGGCTTGTCGATCTGCCGCGAACTGGTCGACCTGATGAGCGGCGTGATCACCGTCAGCAGCAGCCCCGAGGTCGGCACGGTATTCACCGTCATGTTGCCGGTGCGCGAATCGCACCCGGAGTCCGCATCGCAGGGTGCACCGGGAGACTCGTCGGCCGGCGCGCAAGCGACATCTTTGCGTCGGCCACACAAGCCGTTGATGCCGGAATCGAAGGATGGGCCGCTAGTCCTGGTCGTCGACGATCACGAGGCGGTGCAGCACGCGATCCAGCATCAGCTTGATGCGCTGGCTTGTCGCTCGGCCATTGCCGGCACCGGAGAGGCGGCGCTCGAACAGTTTGTGTCGACAGCGTTTGACATGGTGCTGCTCGACTGCAATCTGCCCGGCATCGACGGCTATACCGTTGCGCAGCGCATGCGCGAGATCGAACACCAGCGCGGCGCCGAGCGGACCCCAATCGTGGCCATTTCTGCCGCAACTGACGATGCGCATCGCATGCGCTGTTTCGACAGCGGCATGGACGGTGTGCTCGGCAAGCCGCTGCGTCTGGCCGCATTGCGTGAGCTGATCGAACTTTGGTGTGGCCATGGCGATTCCGCTTCCCACACGGTGCCGGCGGAGCACGACGTGGCGCCGACGGCGGACGTACTGGCAATCTATCGACAGACCATGAAAACCGACCTTGAGATGCTTGCCCAAGGCGTCGCACTTCGGAAGATCGACCAGGCACGTCGAGCGGCGCATCGCATTTCCGGCGCCGCCGCCGTTGTGGACGACCTGCAAACGCGTCAGGCGGCAAGCGAGTTGGAGCGGCATCTGTCACAGGCGTCCAGTGACATCACCGCAGACGCGCAGGCGCTTCTGGCGCAGCTTCAATCGCTCCACCCGACGGACGGCGCCGACATCTGA